The following are encoded in a window of Plasmodium cynomolgi strain B DNA, chromosome 4, whole genome shotgun sequence genomic DNA:
- a CDS encoding pseudouridine synthetase (putative) — protein sequence MINQNGSKLYRWFVLHKPKGLLCTSNDEKDRASIYSLFPQDIMDNYRLVSVGRLDRNTSGVLLLTNEYAWVNKLTHPKYQRIRTYRVHIEGPVQMKVLKELAAGIYLPNDDRGKKKQKIMQKIMQKTMQKTMQKTMQTKKTQPAFIEILRQETVKIKDQVKKVSVLNISVREGRNRQIRKMFEQINQPVIKIKRTAFENITLKDVFFPKQYRELTHQEVSDLKTRRF from the exons atgattaatCAAAATGGCAGCAAATTGTACAGGTGGTTTGTTCTTCATAAGCCGAAGGGACTCCTATGTACATCCAATGACGAGAAGGATAGGGCTTCCATATATTCCCTCTTCCCACAGGACATAATGGATAATTATCGACTAGTTTCCGTAG GCCGACTCGACCGAAACACCTCCGGCGTGCTCCTCCTCACAAACGAATACGCTTGGGTCAACAAACTGACGCACCCAAAGTACCAACGAATAAGGACATACAGAGTGCACATCGAAGGACCGGTACAAATGAAAGTCCTCAAAGAGCTAGCCGCAGGTATATACCTACCAAACGATgatagaggaaaaaaaaagcaaaaaataatgcagaaaataatgcaaaaaacaatgcaaaaaacaatgcaaaaaacaatgcaaacaaaaaaaacacagccAGCATTTATTGAAATATTAAGGCAAGAAAccgtaaaaataaaagatcaAGTCAAAAAGGTAAGCGTATTAAATATTAGCGTACGAGAGGGACGAAATAgacaaattagaaaaatgttTGAGCAAATAAACCAGCCGGTGATTAAGATAAAACGAACTGCCTTCGAAAATATAACTCTCaaggatgtttttttccccaagcAGTATCGCGAACTGACCCATCAGGAGGTCTCCGATTTGAAGACACGCCGCTTCTAA
- a CDS encoding ribosome associated membrane protein RAMP4 (putative), whose amino-acid sequence MEEENKINNMASNRKISQKVDAFDNNITHRGNVPTSLVKKGKKHPVGPILLVIFIFVVIGSVIIQMLSMIQKSKVFD is encoded by the exons atggaagaagaaaacaagATAAATAAT ATGGCGagcaacagaaaaataagCCAAAAGGTTGACGCCTTTGATAACAACATAACGCACCGAGGCAACGTGCCGACCTCCTTGGTcaagaagggaaagaaacaCCCTGTGGGGCCCATACTTCtcgtaattttcatttttgtcgtTATTGGATCGG TTATTATCCAAATGTTGAGCATGATACAAAAGTCGAAAGTGTTTGACTGA
- a CDS encoding hypothetical protein (putative), whose protein sequence is MIIIRRVPKVKPPGTTIFLSKAAHFKSTYFAGGSSHSRCCYSARRNDDEERVAPKQEETQQKKHNSEKKTNDKHSDMWSFLAFEKNITFFSVNFYILLAAVLALHFYNKANETNRTSQVDQAKERERKNLLEMENKRKKLQN, encoded by the coding sequence ATGATCATCATCAGGCGCGTGCCCAAAGTAAAGCCTCCCGGAacaaccatttttttaagcaaagcTGCCCACTTCAAGTCCACTTATTTTGCTGGCGGCTCGTCGCATAGCCGCTGCTGCTACTCTGCACGCAGAAATGACGACGAAGAAAGAGTAGCACCCAAACAAGAAGAAACTCAACAAAAGAAACACaactcggaaaaaaaaacaaacgacaAACATAGCGACATGTGGAGCTTTCTAGcctttgaaaaaaacatcacCTTCTTTTCGgtcaatttttacattctcCTTGCTGCCGTCCTGGCGTTGCACTTTTACAACAAGGCGAACGAAACGAACAGGACCAGCCAAGTGGACCAAGCAAAAGAGCGTGAGCGCAAAAATTTGctcgaaatggaaaataaaagaaaaaaattgcaaaactGA
- a CDS encoding 40S ribosomal protein S30 (putative) — MLVVFVIRWMVIAVLLPLRKCFFFFFLLNVKS, encoded by the coding sequence ATGCTAGTCGTGTTTGTAATTCGTTGGATGGTTATTGCCGTTTTGTTGCCATTAAggaagtgtttttttttttttttcctactgaATGTGAAAAGTTGA
- a CDS encoding hypothetical protein (putative): MDGKKYDILLLGSTGYTGQMVLEYFLKNYQGGISSGEVKLLCGVRSTKKFSDILLRMKEKEGVTCSEKINTKECDVGNYDSILSCCSMCRVVISTVGPYATYGYNIVKACVEGNCHYVDVCGEHTFMLKIYKEFNEIAKKKKLKIIHGASFISAISDLGTFIIQEEFLKRYKQPCPYIRVRLSAEGSEFRTVGKSTIKSILQFRKDVQNDYNEHYLCENKYEKVVNDEVSSYLLEKENKKKSFFDYEKEFGYCFGTVYSAAEETYVLYGKNLIVSYQQYDAHLTTPMYILRKMLSTVKNMFNSVVAFALRPFGLGNYLASKYVDWLHTPKTAAELRKAFWTCAVVGQSYVGVSNSSEDAKRGKGPAEGAHSKSGNQERKIFLHLSGKNEDPGYLLSAKIISESALSLLESTLPDTFGVLSVSVGLGQVVVERLRKASLGMRIEV; encoded by the exons ATGGACGGGAAGAAGTACGACATCCTGCTGCTTGGCAGCACGGGCTACACCGGGCAAATGGTattggaatattttttgaaaaactaCCAAGGGGGGATCTCCAGTGGGGAGGTAAAACTCCTCTGTGGAGTGagaagtacaaaaaagtTTAGTGACATTTTGTTAAgaatgaaagaaaaggaaggtgTCACATGTAGTGAAAAGATTAACACAAAAGAATGCGATGTGGGTAACTACGATTCGATTTTAAGTTGTTGCAGTATGTGCAGAGTGGTCATCAGTACAGTGGGTCCCTATGCAACGTACGGGTATAATATTGTTAAGGCGTGTGTGGAAGGAAACTGCCACTATGTAGACGTGTGTGGTGAGCATACGTTCATGTTGAAAATATACAAGGAGTTCAACGAAATtgctaagaaaaaaaagctcaAAATTATTCACGGCGCATCGTTCATTTCAGCCATTAGCGATTTGGGGACATTTATAATTCAAgaggaatttttaaaaaggtacaaACAGCCATGTCCATATATTCGTGTAAGACTCTCCGCGGAAGGCAGTGAGTTCAGAACGGTAGGGAAAAGCACCATAAAAAGTATTTTGCAATTCAGGAAGGATGTTCAAAATGACTACAATGAACATTACTtgtgtgaaaataaatatgagaaAGTGGTGAATGATGAAGTGAGTTCCTATTTActagaaaaggaaaataaaaaaaaatcattttttgacTATGAGAAAGAATTTGGATACTGTTTTGGGACAGTTTATTCGGCAGCGGAAGAAACCTACGTTTT GTATGGGAAAAACTTGATTGTGAGTTATCAGCAGTATGACGCTCATTTGACGACTCCCATGTacattttgaggaaaatgTTATCAACTGTGAAGAATATGTTTAACAGCGTCGTGGCGTTTGCGCTGAGGCCGTTTGGTTTGGGCAACTATTTGGCGAGCAAGTACGTGGACTGGCTACACACGCCAAAGACGGCGGCTGAGTTGAGGAAGGCTTTTTGGACTTGCGCGGTGGTTGGGCAATCCTACGTGGGGGTAAGCAATTCTTCGGAGGAcgcgaaaaggggaaagggcCCTGCGGAGGGTGCCCACTCGAAGAGTGGCAACCAGGAGAGGAAGATCTTCCTCCACTTGAGCGGAAAGAATGAAGACCCGGGATATCTCCTAAGCGCGAAAATCATATCGGAGTCGGCGCTCTCGCTATTGGAGTCGACCTTACCCGATACCTTTGGAGTCCTTTCCGTGTCGGTTGGCCTCGGCCAAGTCGTGGTGGAGCGGCTCCGAAAGGCCTCCCTCGGCATGCGCATTGAGGTGTGA